Proteins encoded in a region of the Nicotiana tomentosiformis chromosome 9, ASM39032v3, whole genome shotgun sequence genome:
- the LOC104111177 gene encoding probable inactive poly [ADP-ribose] polymerase SRO5 isoform X1: MVPNKLNAKRRRLEDPAESASSSSNPRNKIEVRSPTTTDRMCGVSCSKTQERAQLFGNNDLVRLNQDHKVYKVVTDKFVSGLGALGSSLQVEAIHMNVRSSFVSQTRFQSFLLVAKTMEKKYNGHASKKLGWYGTSKEKIIDIISNGFVPSSYRHGVQFSARDYPLDCLQTAVQDKDGLRHLLLCKLVLGRSELVIPGSGQFQPSSEDLDSGVDSFTSPRTYIVWSSRLSTHVFPEVIVSVRVSPHSKGVDEYRPTLSKNVNLRISVDALITRLSRILPSHAIKLIKEYYNDRQKGKTTAQEFVRQVSQVAGNSLLISIIKSISAQVNHHNLFTEAIIRHCPVLLKTRSSWDICPSKVMVVSNCQLTNHIVT; this comes from the coding sequence ATGGTGCCCAACAAGCTAAACGCAAAAAGGCGCAGACTTGAAGATCCAGCTGAAAGTGCAAGCTCAAGCAGCAACCCTCGTAACAAAATTGAAGTACGAAGTCCGACAACAACAGATCGAATGTGTGGGGTTTCATGCAGTAAAACTCAAGAAAGAGCTCAGTTATTTGGTAATAATGACTTGGTGCGACTCAATCAAGACCACAAGGTGTATAAAGTTGTAACAGACAAGTTTGTATCTGGTTTAGGTGCACTAGGATCATCACTTCAAGTTGAGGCAATTCATATGAATGTTCGTTCCAGCTTTGTTTCACAAACAAGGTTTCAATCTTTCCTTCTTGTTGCAAAAACCATGGAGAAAAAGTACAATGGGCATGCTAGTAAGAAGCTTGGTTGGTATGGAACTTCGAAGGAAAAAATTATTGACATAATTTCTAATGGTTTTGTTCCATCAAGTTATCGCCATGGAGTTCAATTTTCTGCTCGTGATTACCCTCTTGATTGTCTTCAAACTGCTGTTCAAGACAAGGATGGACTAAGACATTTATTGCTTTGCAAATTGGTATTGGGAAGATCGGAACTAGTAATTCCTGGTTCAGGACAGTTTCAACCAAGTTCTGAGGATCTTGATTCTGGGGTTGACAGTTTCACATCTCCAAGAACGTATATAGTTTGGAGTAGTCGCCTGAGTACACATGTCTTCCCTGAAGTCATAGTCAGTGTCAGAGTTTCTCCTCATTCAAAAGGGGTTGATGAATATCGTCCAACTCTTTCAAAGAATGTAAATTTAAGGATTTCCGTTGATGCTTTGATCACTAGATTATCAAGGATCTTGCCTTCTCATGCTATCAAGTTGATAAAAGAATATTACAATGATCGTCAAAAGGGGAAGACCACTGCGCAAGAATTTGTAAGGCAAGTGAGCCAAGTAGCAGGAAACAGTTTGTTGATTTCAATCATAAAGTCTATATCTGCTCAGGTAAATCATCACAACCTCTTCACTGAAGCAATCATTAGACATTGTCCTGTACTACTAAAAACTCGCAGTTCTTGGGATATTTGTCCCTCAAAAGTCATGGTAGTGTCAAATTGTCAATTAACTAACCACATCGTCACTTAA
- the LOC104111179 gene encoding F-box/kelch-repeat protein At3g06240, with amino-acid sequence MAMSKAEYLPQEIIIDILSRLPAKAIGQFRCVSKQWLNFLSDPQFIKFHHTIHSHKEDAKLIFVSSSAALHTITFNQNPQNAISRNLNFPQLSHNWVKVVGSSNGLVLVENAENIKYLINPTTLKYHRIPNFHLALPVPGIFSMCGLGYDFASDDYKVVTLSRYKRDLDNIFVDVYSVRMGLWRRHGKLPVDHGVPIGGSGVLVNGALHWLARKSPYYSSVIVAFDLNDETFLELPVPNALDDNNFVLCDLVAFRGCLCMLLNDTEENKIEFWMMKKYGVEESWTKRRIAGLDLVHGLVPFCSISDDDVVLNVDREKLIVYNMKEDLWRDMKVGGITAKFERTRSFMESLVSPMLGKDTDGYGIA; translated from the coding sequence ATGGCGATGAGCAAAGCTGAATACCTACCCCAAGAAATCATCATTGATATACTCTCCCGGCTGCCTGCAAAAGCCATAGGCCAGTTCAGATGCGTGTCAAAACAGTGGCTCAATTTTCTCTCAGACCCACAATTCATCAAATTTCACCACACCATCCATTCCCATAAAGAAGATGCGAAACTCATTTTCGTATCTAGTTCTGCCGCTCTTCACACTATCACGTTTAACCAAAACCCCCAAAATGCCATTTCAAGAAACCTTAATTTTCCGCAGCTCTCACACAACTGGGTAAAAGTTGTTGGCTCATCTAATGGCTTGGTCTTGGTGGAGAATGcggaaaatattaaatatttaatcaaCCCCACAACCTTAAAGTACCATAGAATTCCAAACTTTCATTTGGCTCTTCCTGTGCCTGGTATCTTTAGCATGTGTGGTCTAGGGTATGATTTTGCTAGTGATGACTATAAGGTGGTTACGCTTTCTCGATATAAACGGGATTTAgacaatatttttgttgatgTCTACTCTGTTAGAATGGGTCTATGGAGGAGGCATGGGAAGCTACCTGTTGATCATGGAGTTCCTATTGGCGGTTCTGGGGTTTTAGTAAATGGGGCTTTGCATTGGTTGGCTAGGAAATCTCCTTATTATTCCTCTGTAATTGTTGCTTTTGATTTAAATGATGAGACATTCTTGGAGCTGCCAGTACCTAATGCACTCGATGACAATAATTTTGTGCTTTGTGATCTTGTGGCTTTTAGAGGGTGTCTTTGTATGTTGTTGAATGATACAGAAGAAAACAAAATTGAGTTTTGGATGATGAAAAAATATGGGGTTGAGGAGTCTTGGACCAAACGTAGGATTGCTGGACTGGATTTAGTGCATGGTTTGGTGCCATTTTGTTCAATtagtgatgatgatgttgtattGAATGTCGATAGAGAGAAGTTGATTGTCTACAACATGAAAGAGGATCTGTGGAGGGATATGAAGGTTGGTGGAATAACTGCTAAGTTTGAAAGAACTAGATCTTTCATGGAGTCTCTTGTATCTCCTATGTTAGGCAAGGATACTGATGGTTACGGTATTGCTTGA
- the LOC104111177 gene encoding probable inactive poly [ADP-ribose] polymerase SRO3 isoform X2 yields the protein MVPNKLNAKRRRLEDPAESASSSSNPRNKIEVRSPTTTDRMCGVSCSKTQERAQLFGNNDLVRLNQDHKVYKVVTDKFVSGLGALGSSLQVEAIHMNVRSSFVSQTRFQSFLLVAKTMEKKYNGHASKKLGWYGTSKEKIIDIISNGFVPSSYRHGVQFSARDYPLDCLQTAVQDKDGLRHLLLCKLVLGRSELVIPGSGQFQPSSEDLDSGVDSFTSPRTYIVWSSRLSTHVFPEVIVSVRVSPHSKGVDEYRPTLSKNVNLRISVDALITRLSRILPSHAIKLIKEYYNDRQKGKTTAQEFVRQVSQVAGNSLLISIIKSISAQRNLAQPRPKEQ from the exons ATGGTGCCCAACAAGCTAAACGCAAAAAGGCGCAGACTTGAAGATCCAGCTGAAAGTGCAAGCTCAAGCAGCAACCCTCGTAACAAAATTGAAGTACGAAGTCCGACAACAACAGATCGAATGTGTGGGGTTTCATGCAGTAAAACTCAAGAAAGAGCTCAGTTATTTGGTAATAATGACTTGGTGCGACTCAATCAAGACCACAAGGTGTATAAAGTTGTAACAGACAAGTTTGTATCTGGTTTAGGTGCACTAGGATCATCACTTCAAGTTGAGGCAATTCATATGAATGTTCGTTCCAGCTTTGTTTCACAAACAAGGTTTCAATCTTTCCTTCTTGTTGCAAAAACCATGGAGAAAAAGTACAATGGGCATGCTAGTAAGAAGCTTGGTTGGTATGGAACTTCGAAGGAAAAAATTATTGACATAATTTCTAATGGTTTTGTTCCATCAAGTTATCGCCATGGAGTTCAATTTTCTGCTCGTGATTACCCTCTTGATTGTCTTCAAACTGCTGTTCAAGACAAGGATGGACTAAGACATTTATTGCTTTGCAAATTGGTATTGGGAAGATCGGAACTAGTAATTCCTGGTTCAGGACAGTTTCAACCAAGTTCTGAGGATCTTGATTCTGGGGTTGACAGTTTCACATCTCCAAGAACGTATATAGTTTGGAGTAGTCGCCTGAGTACACATGTCTTCCCTGAAGTCATAGTCAGTGTCAGAGTTTCTCCTCATTCAAAAGGGGTTGATGAATATCGTCCAACTCTTTCAAAGAATGTAAATTTAAGGATTTCCGTTGATGCTTTGATCACTAGATTATCAAGGATCTTGCCTTCTCATGCTATCAAGTTGATAAAAGAATATTACAATGATCGTCAAAAGGGGAAGACCACTGCGCAAGAATTTGTAAGGCAAGTGAGCCAAGTAGCAGGAAACAGTTTGTTGATTTCAATCATAAAGTCTATATCTGCTCAG AGAAATTTAGCTCAACCAAGACCGAAAGAGCAATAA